The following proteins are co-located in the Malus sylvestris chromosome 13, drMalSylv7.2, whole genome shotgun sequence genome:
- the LOC126596823 gene encoding endo-1,3;1,4-beta-D-glucanase-like isoform X3 translates to MASSECCSNPPALNPSSGSGHVEKLGGFDSYVTGSPDSRLSVLLVHDAFGYEAPKARKLADKIAAAGFIVVLPDFFNGDPFNGDRASIPVWRKTHAPEKTIEDAKLVIEALRSKGVSAIGAAGFCWGAKGVIDLAKHDFIQAAVLCHPSSVTLDDIKAVKVPISVLGAEIDQMYPPEVIKQFEEVLTAKPEIKSHVKIFPKVAHGWTLRYDDEDEVAVKAAGEAHQDLLGWFLEHVK, encoded by the exons atGGCAAGCTCTGAGTGCTGCTCAAACCCACCAGCCCTGAACCCGTCCAGCGGCTCCGGCCACGTCGAAAAGCTCGGCGGTTTCGATTCCTATGTCACTGGCTCCCCTGACTCCAGGCTTTCAGTTCTTCTCGTCCATGACGCTTTTG GGTATGAAGCTCCAAAGGCTAG GAAGCTTGCAGACAAAATTGCAGCTGCTGGGTTCATTGTTGTGCTCCCAGACTTCTTCAACGGAGACCCTTTTAATGGGGACCGTGCCTCTATACCCGTTTGGAGAAAAACTCATGCACCG GAAAAAACAATCGAAGATGCAAAACTGGTCATTGAAGCTTTAAGAAGTAAAGGTGTTTCTGCAATTGGTGCTGCAGGCTTCTGTTGGGGTG CCAAGGGTGTCATTGATCTTGCGAAGCATGACTTTATCCAAGCCGCTGTTCTGTGTCATCCTTCATCTGTCACTCTGGATGATATCAAGG CTGTTAAGGTTCCGATTTCTGTACTTGGAGCTGAGATTGATCAGATGTATCCACCCGAAGtcatcaaacaatttgaagaGGTTTTAACTGCAAAACCTGAG ATTAAAAGCCATGTGAAGATATTCCCGAAGGTGGCACACGGGTGGACGTTGAGGTACGACGATGAAGACGAGGTGGCTGTCAAGGCGGCTGGGGAGGCTCATCAAGATTTGTTGGGGTGGTTCTTGGAGCATGTCAAGTGA
- the LOC126596823 gene encoding endo-1,3;1,4-beta-D-glucanase-like isoform X1, giving the protein MASSECCSNPPALNPSSGSGHVEKLGGFDSYVTGSPDSRLSVLLVHDAFVDCIAVLSENHLLMLHLFGNAGYEAPKARKLADKIAAAGFIVVLPDFFNGDPFNGDRASIPVWRKTHAPEKTIEDAKLVIEALRSKGVSAIGAAGFCWGAKGVIDLAKHDFIQAAVLCHPSSVTLDDIKAVKVPISVLGAEIDQMYPPEVIKQFEEVLTAKPEIKSHVKIFPKVAHGWTLRYDDEDEVAVKAAGEAHQDLLGWFLEHVK; this is encoded by the exons atGGCAAGCTCTGAGTGCTGCTCAAACCCACCAGCCCTGAACCCGTCCAGCGGCTCCGGCCACGTCGAAAAGCTCGGCGGTTTCGATTCCTATGTCACTGGCTCCCCTGACTCCAGGCTTTCAGTTCTTCTCGTCCATGACGCTTTTG TTGATTGCATTGCTGTTCTATCAGAAAACCACCTGTTAATGTTACATTTGTTTGGCAATGCAGGGTATGAAGCTCCAAAGGCTAG GAAGCTTGCAGACAAAATTGCAGCTGCTGGGTTCATTGTTGTGCTCCCAGACTTCTTCAACGGAGACCCTTTTAATGGGGACCGTGCCTCTATACCCGTTTGGAGAAAAACTCATGCACCG GAAAAAACAATCGAAGATGCAAAACTGGTCATTGAAGCTTTAAGAAGTAAAGGTGTTTCTGCAATTGGTGCTGCAGGCTTCTGTTGGGGTG CCAAGGGTGTCATTGATCTTGCGAAGCATGACTTTATCCAAGCCGCTGTTCTGTGTCATCCTTCATCTGTCACTCTGGATGATATCAAGG CTGTTAAGGTTCCGATTTCTGTACTTGGAGCTGAGATTGATCAGATGTATCCACCCGAAGtcatcaaacaatttgaagaGGTTTTAACTGCAAAACCTGAG ATTAAAAGCCATGTGAAGATATTCCCGAAGGTGGCACACGGGTGGACGTTGAGGTACGACGATGAAGACGAGGTGGCTGTCAAGGCGGCTGGGGAGGCTCATCAAGATTTGTTGGGGTGGTTCTTGGAGCATGTCAAGTGA
- the LOC126596823 gene encoding endo-1,3;1,4-beta-D-glucanase-like isoform X4, which produces MNNTQSSVSVECHGLGVLDCGLRKKKKKEIMASSECCSNPPALNPSSGSGHVEKLGGFDSYVTGSPDSRLSVLLVHDAFGYEAPKARKLADKIAAAGFIVVLPDFFNGDPFNGDRASIPVWRKTHAPEKTIEDAKLVIEALRSKGVSAIGAAGFCWGAKGVIDLAKHDFIQAAVLCHPSSVTLDDIKAVKVPISVLGAEIDQMYPPEVIKQFEEVLTAKPEIKSHVKIFPKVAHGWTLRYDDEDEVAVKAAGEAHQDLLGWFLEHVK; this is translated from the exons ATGAACAATACTCAGTCGAGTGTCTCGGTGGAGTGCCATGGACTTGGAGTCTTGGACTGCGGCTTA agaaagaaaaaaaagaaagaaatcatGGCAAGCTCTGAGTGCTGCTCAAACCCACCAGCCCTGAACCCGTCCAGCGGCTCCGGCCACGTCGAAAAGCTCGGCGGTTTCGATTCCTATGTCACTGGCTCCCCTGACTCCAGGCTTTCAGTTCTTCTCGTCCATGACGCTTTTG GGTATGAAGCTCCAAAGGCTAG GAAGCTTGCAGACAAAATTGCAGCTGCTGGGTTCATTGTTGTGCTCCCAGACTTCTTCAACGGAGACCCTTTTAATGGGGACCGTGCCTCTATACCCGTTTGGAGAAAAACTCATGCACCG GAAAAAACAATCGAAGATGCAAAACTGGTCATTGAAGCTTTAAGAAGTAAAGGTGTTTCTGCAATTGGTGCTGCAGGCTTCTGTTGGGGTG CCAAGGGTGTCATTGATCTTGCGAAGCATGACTTTATCCAAGCCGCTGTTCTGTGTCATCCTTCATCTGTCACTCTGGATGATATCAAGG CTGTTAAGGTTCCGATTTCTGTACTTGGAGCTGAGATTGATCAGATGTATCCACCCGAAGtcatcaaacaatttgaagaGGTTTTAACTGCAAAACCTGAG ATTAAAAGCCATGTGAAGATATTCCCGAAGGTGGCACACGGGTGGACGTTGAGGTACGACGATGAAGACGAGGTGGCTGTCAAGGCGGCTGGGGAGGCTCATCAAGATTTGTTGGGGTGGTTCTTGGAGCATGTCAAGTGA